A section of the Euryarchaeota archaeon genome encodes:
- a CDS encoding NAD(P)/FAD-dependent oxidoreductase has product MGAGPAGLHAALKAGLLSRSVLVVDKGRKHSRIAFAPRVDNIPGFPRGVSGAQLLRLQREHIKEYEKEQGRGFVEFLEPAEIVRLDRPSIDVPFELVVRDVKTGMEMTRRSRVVILATGVVDRQPYVGEWSERDIRPILPYANRGMVDYCLLCDGHLVAGKRAAVLGLDYNALGLAVSLRDQFHAIPTVVGCIACALGERHEPSAEHEEIRQTANEIGIPIVIKGIRSLAGLSEGNLGLTFEDGSTAEFDKGFMSLGWFKMNTGLAVAMGAATDESGYVKTTPDCEALGADGNAIPGLFAIGDIRAETWNQIPIALGDAETAVIHAHIRRL; this is encoded by the coding sequence GTGGGCGCCGGCCCTGCCGGCCTTCACGCCGCGTTGAAGGCGGGTCTGCTTTCTCGAAGCGTTCTCGTCGTGGACAAGGGTCGAAAGCACAGCAGGATCGCTTTCGCACCGCGTGTGGACAACATCCCAGGCTTCCCCCGAGGCGTGAGCGGTGCTCAACTGCTGCGGCTGCAGCGCGAGCACATCAAGGAGTACGAGAAGGAACAGGGCCGCGGTTTCGTGGAGTTCCTCGAACCGGCGGAGATCGTCCGCTTGGATCGTCCATCCATAGATGTCCCTTTCGAGCTAGTCGTCCGCGACGTCAAAACGGGAATGGAAATGACTCGACGGTCCCGCGTCGTAATACTCGCCACCGGTGTGGTGGACCGCCAGCCCTACGTGGGCGAGTGGAGCGAACGCGACATCCGCCCGATCCTTCCTTACGCCAACAGGGGGATGGTGGACTATTGTCTCCTCTGCGACGGCCATCTCGTGGCCGGCAAGCGAGCGGCTGTCCTCGGCCTCGATTACAACGCCTTGGGCCTCGCCGTGAGCCTGCGCGACCAGTTCCACGCCATCCCAACGGTCGTCGGTTGCATCGCGTGCGCCCTGGGCGAGCGCCACGAGCCTTCGGCGGAGCATGAGGAGATTCGCCAGACCGCCAACGAGATCGGCATACCCATCGTCATCAAGGGCATCCGGTCGCTCGCAGGTCTCTCCGAGGGCAACCTCGGCCTCACGTTCGAGGACGGGTCCACCGCCGAATTCGACAAGGGGTTCATGAGCTTGGGCTGGTTCAAGATGAACACCGGGCTTGCGGTCGCGATGGGAGCGGCCACCGACGAGTCGGGATACGTAAAGACCACGCCGGACTGCGAAGCGCTCGGAGCCGACGGGAACGCGATCCCAGGGCTGTTCGCTATCGGCGACATACGCGCTGAAACGTGGAACCAAATCCCGATCGCCCTTGGCGATGCCGAGACGGCCGTAATCCATGCGCATATACGAAGACTTTGA